One genomic region from Pogoniulus pusillus isolate bPogPus1 chromosome 40, bPogPus1.pri, whole genome shotgun sequence encodes:
- the LOC135191747 gene encoding keratin, type I cytoskeletal 19-like isoform X2: protein MRAPTGKECEGWQPREAAAFVTARCCAEVEVSRLSVGILSSDEKLTMQSLNERLASYMDTVRNLERENAQLEQLIREWYQKQAPAGPKDYSHYYEKIADLQQQIVNAAVETNKVLLDLDNTRMTAEDFRIKFETEYGLRQNVEGDINSLRPLLDNLTLSKSDLEMQFESLRVEIIDLKKNHEEEMKSLQGHSGGDVSVEVNAAPGEDLLKKLNDMRQEYETIIQRNREEVEKWYEIKMKEVGEQVHLSGQEVESSIQQISELRRQYQSLEIELQSHISRRDALQSNMDDTERRYSLQLQQIQAVISNLEEELASIRCEMESQNQEYKLLLGIKTRLEQEIAQYRALLHEGQHGITTSQGGGGSGSSGGGGGHGGSSWSSGGGSSGRGSGWSSSGGSSGGKMGGSCGRTSSSGGGGGTCGKTSGGGGGSGGGGGSGGGGKSCLSRSSSSQSGSSYERQGSAESTKLCLEGNKTLERGATMDEVSEAIKTMRQGSFRKFEE, encoded by the exons ATGAGGGCTCCAACAGGGAAGGAGTGTGAGGGCTGGCAGCCCCGGGAGGCAGCAGCGTTTGTCACTGCTCGCTGTTGTGCTGAAGTAGAGGTGAGCAGGCTGAG TGTGGGAATCCTGTCCAGCGATGAGAAGCTGACCATGCAGAGCCTCAACGAGCGCCTGGCATCCTACATGGACACGGTCAGGAACCTGGAGAGAGAGAATgctcagctggagcagctgatcAGGGAGTGGTACCAGAAGCAGGCTCCTGCTGGTCCAAAGGACTACAGCCACTACTATGAGAAAATTGCAGACCTTCAGCAGCAG ATCGTGAACGCAGCTGTGGAAACCAACAAGGTGCTTCTGGACCTGGACAACACGAGGATGACTGCAGAAGACTTCAGGATAAA gttcGAGACAGAGTATGGCCTGCGGCAGAATGTGGAGGGGGACATCAACAGCCTGAGACCCTTGCTGGACAACCTGACCCTGAGCAAGTCTGACCTGGAAATGCAGTTTGAGTCCCTCAGGGTGGAGATAATTGACCTCAAGAAGAACCACGAGGAG GAAATGAAatcactgcaaggccactctggTGGGGATGTGAGTGTGGAGGTGAATGCTGCTCCAGGAGAGGACCTCCTGAAGAAACTGAACGACATGAGGCAAGAATATGAGACCATCATCCAGAGGAACCGCGAAGAGGTGGAGAAGTGGTATGAGATCAAG ATGAAGGAGGTGGGTGAACAGGTTCACCTCAGCGGCCAGGAGGTGGAATCCAGCAtccagcagatctctgagcTGAGACGTCAGTACCAGAGCCTGGAGATCGAGCTGCAGTCACACATCAGCAGG AGGGACGCTCTGCAGTCCAACATGGATGACACCGAGCGCCgctacagcctgcagctgcagcagatccAGGCTGTGATCAGCAACctggaggaggagctggccAGCATCCGCTGCGAGATGGAGAGCCAGAACCAGGAGTacaaactgctgctgggcatcaaGACCCGCCTGGAGCAGGAGATCGCCCAGTACCGGGCACTGCTGCACGAGGGCCAGCATGGCATCAC AACCTCtcagggaggaggtggcagtggatcttcaggaggaggaggaggtcatGGAGGAAGCAGCTGGTCCTCTGGAGGAGGAAGCAGTGGAAGAGGAAGTGGTTGGTCCTCAAGTGGAGGAAGCAGTGGAGGAAAAATGGGAGGATCTtgtggaagaacttcctcttctggaggtggaggaggaaccTGCGGGAAAACTTCagggggaggaggtggcagtggaggaggaggaggcagtggaggaggaggcaaatcctgcctctcccgctcttcttcttcccagtctGGCAGCTCCTATGAGAGGCAAG GAAGTGCTGAAAGCACAAAGCTGTGCCTGGAAGGGAACAAAACACTGGAGAGAGGAGCAACGATGGATGAGGTGTCTGAAGCCATCAAAACGATGAGACAGG GGAGCTTTAGGAAGTTTGAGGAGTGA
- the LOC135191762 gene encoding keratin, type I cytoskeletal 19-like, producing MSCNIKETITVSSKGRSSGGSCIIGGGGGGGGARISSYGIGSARGFSGRSYCGGVNYGGGLSVGSLAGGSYGGGNCYGNGLGFGLAGGVVGGGLGGDCLLSSCDEKVTMQNLNDRLASYLDKVKCLEKENAELECRIREWYATQGLSCEPRDYSCYYKEIEDLQNQIVCATIDNNKIILDIDNSRMAADDFRVKYETELALRQSVEADINGLRQVLDQLTLCRSDLEAQLESLREELCCLKKNHEEEMNCLRKQSTGDVSVEVNACPGPDLRQILEDLRCQYETLIARNRKEVEDWYECKIEEVNREVITSGQEVETCNNQVTELRRQLQALEIDLQAQLSQRNNLESSLAETECQYNSLLGELQTQITCVEQQLADIRAEIECQNQEYKTLLDVKCRLEQEIQTYRCLLEGGQQDLIHGGGIGVGTGVGGGVIRTSHTYTTTSTSHCQPQVPPCKTGDIQVTCRRICD from the exons ATGAGTTGCAACATTAAGGAGACGATCACTGTGTCTagcaaaggcaggagcagtggtggcagctgtatcattggtggtggtggtggtggtggtggagcaaGGATCTCTTCCTACGGGATAGGCAGTGCCAGAGGTTTTTCCGGCAGGAGCTACTGCGGTGGAGTGAATTACGGAGGGGGACTGAGCGTTGGGAGCTTGGCTGGGGGGAGCTATGGAGGTGGCAACTGCTACGGCAACGGCCTGGGCTTTGGCCTGGCAGGCGGTGTGGTCGGTGGTGGTCTGGGGGGAGACTGCTTGCTGTCCTCCTGCGACGAGAAGGTCACCATGCAGAACCTCAACGACCGCCTGGCTTCCTACCTGGACAAGGTGAAGTGCCTGGAGAAGGAGAACGCGGAGCTGGAGTGCAGGATCAGGGAGTGGTACGCCACACAGGGGCTGTCCTGCGAGCCCCGCGACTACAGCTGCTACTACAAGGAGATTGAGGACCTGCAGAATCAG ATTGTCTGTGCCACCATTGACAACAACAAGATCATCCTGGACATTGACAACAGCAGGATGGCAGCTGATGACTTCCGTGTGAA GTACGAGACGGAGCTGGCCCTGCGCCAGAGCGTGGAGGCTGACATCAACGGCCTGCGGCAGGTCCTGGACCAGCTCACGCTCTGCAGGTCCGACCTGGAGGCGCAGCTGGAGTCGCTGcgggaggagctctgctgcctgaagaAGAACCATGAGGAG GAGATGAACTGCCTGAGGAAGCAATCGACAGGGGACGTGAGTGTGGAAGTCAATGCCTGCCCAGGCCCAGACCTGAGGCAGATCCTGGAGGACCTGAGGTGCCAGTACGAGACGCTGATAGCGAGGAACCGCAAGGAGGTGGAGGATTGGTACGAGTGCAAG ATTGAGGAGGTGAATCGGGAGGTCATTACGAGCGGGCAGGAGGTGGAGACCTGCAACAACCAGGTGACGGAGCTGCGACGCCAGCTGCAGGCGCTGGAGATCGATCTGCAGGCCCAGctcagccag agaAATAACTTGGAGTCCTCTCTGGCTGAGACTGAGTGCCAGTACAACAGCCTCCTGGGTGAGCTACAGACCCAGATCACctgtgtggagcagcagctggctgataTCAGGGCAGAAATCGAGTGCCAGAACCAGGAGTACAAGACCCTGCTGGATGTGAAGTGCCGCCTGGAGCAGGAGATCCAGACCTACCGCTGCTTGTTGGAAGGAGGCCAGCAGGACCTCAT ACACGGAGGAGGAATTGGAGTAGGAACTGGTGTAGGAGGAGGAGTCATTAGGACCAGCCACACGTACACGACGACTTCAACCTcccactgccagccccaggtgccACCCTGCAAGACTGGAGACATACAAG tgaCCTGCAGGAGAATTTGTGATTAA
- the LOC135191747 gene encoding keratin, type I cytoskeletal 19-like isoform X1 — MSCFIKESSKGRGGSASSGGGGGSSTFSSVSSRRISARSSGGGGGSSRSCSGAGGGSYGRMRRSSYGGGCYGGGMGSGGYGAGMSCGSMGMSFGAGGGYGGSFGGFSGGSVGILSSDEKLTMQSLNERLASYMDTVRNLERENAQLEQLIREWYQKQAPAGPKDYSHYYEKIADLQQQIVNAAVETNKVLLDLDNTRMTAEDFRIKFETEYGLRQNVEGDINSLRPLLDNLTLSKSDLEMQFESLRVEIIDLKKNHEEEMKSLQGHSGGDVSVEVNAAPGEDLLKKLNDMRQEYETIIQRNREEVEKWYEIKMKEVGEQVHLSGQEVESSIQQISELRRQYQSLEIELQSHISRRDALQSNMDDTERRYSLQLQQIQAVISNLEEELASIRCEMESQNQEYKLLLGIKTRLEQEIAQYRALLHEGQHGITTSQGGGGSGSSGGGGGHGGSSWSSGGGSSGRGSGWSSSGGSSGGKMGGSCGRTSSSGGGGGTCGKTSGGGGGSGGGGGSGGGGKSCLSRSSSSQSGSSYERQGSAESTKLCLEGNKTLERGATMDEVSEAIKTMRQGSFRKFEE; from the exons ATGAGCTGCTTCATCAAGGAGAGCTCCAAGGGCCGcggtggcagtgccagcagtgggggtggtggaggGAGCAGCACATTTTCCTCTGTCTCCTCAAGAAGAATCTCTGCTAggagcagtggtggtggtggaggaagctccaggagctgctctggcgCAGGCGGTGGCAGCTATGGCAGGATGAGGCGCAGCAGCTACGGAGGGGGCTGCTATGGAGGGGGGATGGGCAGCGGTGGGTACGGAGCAGGAATGAGCTGTGGGAGCATGGGAATGAGCTTTGGGGCAGGTGGAGGCTATGGAGGGAGCTTTGGTGGCTTTTCTGGAGGCAGTGTGGGAATCCTGTCCAGCGATGAGAAGCTGACCATGCAGAGCCTCAACGAGCGCCTGGCATCCTACATGGACACGGTCAGGAACCTGGAGAGAGAGAATgctcagctggagcagctgatcAGGGAGTGGTACCAGAAGCAGGCTCCTGCTGGTCCAAAGGACTACAGCCACTACTATGAGAAAATTGCAGACCTTCAGCAGCAG ATCGTGAACGCAGCTGTGGAAACCAACAAGGTGCTTCTGGACCTGGACAACACGAGGATGACTGCAGAAGACTTCAGGATAAA gttcGAGACAGAGTATGGCCTGCGGCAGAATGTGGAGGGGGACATCAACAGCCTGAGACCCTTGCTGGACAACCTGACCCTGAGCAAGTCTGACCTGGAAATGCAGTTTGAGTCCCTCAGGGTGGAGATAATTGACCTCAAGAAGAACCACGAGGAG GAAATGAAatcactgcaaggccactctggTGGGGATGTGAGTGTGGAGGTGAATGCTGCTCCAGGAGAGGACCTCCTGAAGAAACTGAACGACATGAGGCAAGAATATGAGACCATCATCCAGAGGAACCGCGAAGAGGTGGAGAAGTGGTATGAGATCAAG ATGAAGGAGGTGGGTGAACAGGTTCACCTCAGCGGCCAGGAGGTGGAATCCAGCAtccagcagatctctgagcTGAGACGTCAGTACCAGAGCCTGGAGATCGAGCTGCAGTCACACATCAGCAGG AGGGACGCTCTGCAGTCCAACATGGATGACACCGAGCGCCgctacagcctgcagctgcagcagatccAGGCTGTGATCAGCAACctggaggaggagctggccAGCATCCGCTGCGAGATGGAGAGCCAGAACCAGGAGTacaaactgctgctgggcatcaaGACCCGCCTGGAGCAGGAGATCGCCCAGTACCGGGCACTGCTGCACGAGGGCCAGCATGGCATCAC AACCTCtcagggaggaggtggcagtggatcttcaggaggaggaggaggtcatGGAGGAAGCAGCTGGTCCTCTGGAGGAGGAAGCAGTGGAAGAGGAAGTGGTTGGTCCTCAAGTGGAGGAAGCAGTGGAGGAAAAATGGGAGGATCTtgtggaagaacttcctcttctggaggtggaggaggaaccTGCGGGAAAACTTCagggggaggaggtggcagtggaggaggaggaggcagtggaggaggaggcaaatcctgcctctcccgctcttcttcttcccagtctGGCAGCTCCTATGAGAGGCAAG GAAGTGCTGAAAGCACAAAGCTGTGCCTGGAAGGGAACAAAACACTGGAGAGAGGAGCAACGATGGATGAGGTGTCTGAAGCCATCAAAACGATGAGACAGG GGAGCTTTAGGAAGTTTGAGGAGTGA